In Glycine max cultivar Williams 82 chromosome 10, Glycine_max_v4.0, whole genome shotgun sequence, the DNA window TCCCAACCACTTTTTACTGCCACACAATCATCACCAGAAACAATGTAGCAGTCTTCAATCCTAGTGTTTGTACATGAATCTGtgaacaagaagaaaataaaaagtaggAAAAATTAGACAGTGGTTGTCAACTAATATGGTCAGTCCTagtaacagatttttttttaaaatatgaatgccACTATTTGCACtacttcaattgaaaatatGTTAGCAAActgaaaactataaaaatatatatatgtggagaaagcttataaattttgttacataAGTTTggcatcaaaattcaaaaggcaATGTAAATAAGTATATAATAGAAGAACAAACACTTTACCTGGGTCAATTCCATCTGTGTTTGGAGAGTCCACTGGTGCGAGAATGGTAAGCCCTTTTATTGTTATGTTACTGAAGATATAAAGCTTGATCAGAATAATGAAACATACTATGTACATCAAGAAAATAGAATGCACCAAGGTTGAGAAATGTGAACAAAGAAGCCTTATCAAACCTGCTGTAAATTGGATGGACAAACCAGGATGGGGAGTTGACCAAAGTGAGATTTGATATTTGGATTTGATCAGAGTACATGATCTCAATCATGTATGGCCTGGTGAGATTCAATTGGTTCTTGTGGAACTTGTCCCACCAATAAGATCCTTGCCCATCAATAGTACCATTGTGACCTAATGACCAAATTCAAATAGGTcaaattgaaaatgacttagcCACTTTAAAATGAAGTTAACAACCTTTAACATTCATCTATTACTTAGGATAAATAGTTACCGGTAATTACAACATCGGTAAGGTGAGTTCCAAAAATTAGACTGCTAAACCTTCCTCCGGGAGCATCTCTTCCTCTTCCATATGAAGGCAGTACAGGAAGTTGGGGCCATTCTGATTCAACCTGTCAATGTGGTAATGTAAGTGACCCTTTAGTGGATTACACTTTATAGGAAAACAACAGTATGAATAAACAGATATCAATTTTGttgtatttctaaaaaaataaagtgttgTCAGTTGTTGTCGAACTAAACATTGTCTTTATCCATATTGGAAGTGAattagggaaaaaaagaaataagagaaaaaggaatATAAAGGACAAAATAAAGGAAAATCGTACTTATATGTTGACTATTTTAGTCTTTGTAATAGTAAATGCATAAgtcaaatatttattgtatataattaaaattcaaaatagataaacattttttaagaatttaatttttatgtattattagttttaaattatagGAGATCAAATATATAGACAAATATAAAAGGAATGTAATTTGAGACGATGGAGAAATAATCCTTTTTACTAGATGTGGAGTAGTGTATGTATATCTAGCTAAGaacaaagaagagaagaatattaaaaaagtttaattaagaGATTGAGAAAGAAGTGAGAATTTCACTCTTCAAATTgtctattttaaattataatgtaGGACTGGAATTGATTTTCTATCTTGTGTCACATCCTTAATAAATCGCGATTGCTCAAATGCTACAAACTACAAAGTAAGAGAGCATCATATATATACTCTGaaaaattcaatacaaaaaaagagggaaaaagTAATGGCACAGTAGGAAATACCTGAGATGCAAGAATAACAGCATCCTTGTGGAGAAAAAGAGTGAAATGGCTTGTAAGATTAAAAGGTCCTGTTAGCCATTTTCCAGGTGGCACAATAAGTTGTGCACCCCCATCAGATGCATATTGGCCGAGTTTTCTTATTGCTGATTGAAAGGCCTTTGTGTTGGATGTTTTGCCATCACCAACTCCACCAAAATCTGTCAAAACTGCACTATGCTTTCGGCAATTTATGGCATAATATTCAGTGTTTTTCAATCCTCTGCCTACCTTGCATTCTACTACTTTCACATTTAGTGATCCCAATATAAGAACTAAGGAGATCGCACCAATGACCTGCACAAACCAATAATTCATCACAAAAAAATCAACCAgaacatttaagaaaaaataattaatgcaaaagCTGACATGTTTCCTTGTCTTAGACACAAAATAAGCATAGTGA includes these proteins:
- the LOC100795453 gene encoding probable polygalacturonase gives rise to the protein MSQTMKLCSQVIGAISLVLILGSLNVKVVECKVGRGLKNTEYYAINCRKHSAVLTDFGGVGDGKTSNTKAFQSAIRKLGQYASDGGAQLIVPPGKWLTGPFNLTSHFTLFLHKDAVILASQVESEWPQLPVLPSYGRGRDAPGGRFSSLIFGTHLTDVVITGHNGTIDGQGSYWWDKFHKNQLNLTRPYMIEIMYSDQIQISNLTLVNSPSWFVHPIYSSNITIKGLTILAPVDSPNTDGIDPDSCTNTRIEDCYIVSGDDCVAVKSGWDEYGIKFGKPTQHLVIRRLTCISPDSAMIALGSEMSGGIQDVRVEDITAINTQSAVRIKTAVGRGGYVKDIFVKGMTLSTMKYVFWMTGSYGSHPDPAFDPKALPNITGINYRDVVATNVTYSAKLEGISNDPFTGICISNVSIQVSEQKKKLQWNCTDVAGVTSNVTPNTCQLLPEKGKFDCPFPNDKLSIENVQLKTCSIKKVF